The Microbacterium forte sequence GAGGAGGGCTGTGGCGAGCGTTTCAGGGTTCATAGGCCTCCCAGTTTACGGCGCGTCACGCGTCGGAATTTGCGCGGGCGGGATCGTGATCTACAGTCATGCCATGAAGGCCGCCCCCGCCCGCCGCCGTCTGCCCGTCGCAGGCCTCGCCGTCGCCGTGATCCTGGCGCTCGCCGCGGTCGTCCTCGGTGTCTGGCGCCCGTGGGTTCCGGTGCCGTCCTCGGCACCCGTCGGTGCGGCCGCCGTCGCGAATGAAGACGCCGTCGCGATCGCGCCGGTTCCGCTCCATCTTCCCGAGCATCCGACCGTGCTCGTGTTCGGCGATTCCTGGACCTACGGATCGGCGGCGACCGACCCGACCCTCGGCTACGCCTATCAGCTCGCCGCCCTGATCGACGGCGAGACGATCGTCGACGGCGTCCGCGGCAGCGGCTACCTCAAGCCCGGACTCGACGGCCCCGCCTTCGGCGAGCGCATCGCCGCTCTGGACCCCGCGCTCAGCCCCGACCTGATCATCCTGCAGGGGTCGATCAACGACCGGGCACAGGGCGAGGCCGGGTACCGAGAGGCCGTCACCGCCGCGTGGGATGCGATGGCCGCGAAGTATCCGGAGGCGACGATCGTCATCCTGGGCCCGGCGCCCCACGAGCTGCCCGTGGGCGCCGAGACCGCTCGCATCGACGCCGATCTCGGCGAACTCGCCGCGGCTCGCAGCTGGTGGTACATCTCCCCCGTCGCGCAGGACTGGATCACCGAGCAGAACTATCTGTCGGTCATCGACGTCGAGGTGGGCCGCAAGCATCCGTCGACGGACGGCCACCGTTACCTCGCCGAAAAGCTGGCCGCGGCGCTGGGCGAACTGGGCGACGCGCCGGTGACCGAAGCCGGTGGGTCGGAGACCACTCCCGAGCAGTGATATTGTCGATCGGTACGCCTCCGTAGCTCAGTGGATAGAGCGCCGGTTTCCGGTACCGTAGGTCGCAGGTTCGACTCCTGTCGGGGGCACACACATCAACTCCACGAGAAAAGCCGCCTGGGTTCAGGCGGCTTTTCTCGTTGGTGCTCTGCGCGACGTGAGCGCACGACACGAAGTCAGGCGTCGTCGGCCGTCACGGCGTTACCCCAGACCCAGCATCGGAACGTGCTGTCGCCGGCACGGAACTCTATACCTGCGGCAGATGGCGTGGAGCGCGCGAGCTTGGCGTCCACACGAATGGCCTCCGGCCCGAACCGCACCCACGCGCGGACTGCACGGTATGGCTGCGGGTAGATGGTGACCGGCTGTTCTCGAAGTGCGAGTTCGCGGTCAGTCAGGGACTGGAGGGGTCCACATCGAGCGGCCGCGAGGATCGCCTGGTACTGGGATCGCATGTCGTAGTGAGCAGCGAGACGCTTGCTAGACCCCATGCCGGCTCCCTTCTCCGGCCTGAGTCCAGGGTAGCAACATTCGAAGATATGTTCTATTCTGAAGTCATGCGACCGACGACCGATCACCTCCCGGCAACCCTATGGATGGTCGACGACATTCCGTCGCGCATGGTCTTCGCCGGGCACCGGTGGAGGGTGTCCGACACCCCTACGCGCCTGCGTCACTCGATCTGGTCCGCATCGGCGACTCAGCATCACGGGCTCTACGGATGGCGCTTCCAGGGCACGAACGACGACGGCCTGTCGCTGGTGTTCGACGTCTTCAAGGGCGAGGATGGCTGGCACGTCCACCGCAGCTACGACTAGTCCGCTCACCCTGCTCGTGCGCACTCTGGTGCTCGAAGGCGATCCGAGCATGACATGGCTTCGGTGGCTCTCCGGTGACCGGAATGCGGTCCCTTCAGAGGAGCACCCCGCAGAGGAGCGACCTGCGACGAGACCCCGGCGTCGACGGTCCGCACGCGACCTCCGATCAGGCGACCGCTAGGACACGGCCTCCGTCAATCGGATGCGCCGCTCCCCGGCGCTGCATCTGCGGCCGCTGCGTCCTCGTCCCGGCGTGGCTTGGCGCCCGCACCGGCGCCGAGCGAGATCGTCGAGAGCAATCCGAGCGACAGGAACCCCGCCGCCGTCCACGCGGCGAACCGGGTGCCGTCGGAGAACGCCGACTTCGCATCGTCTGCGATCTCGGCGGTCTCGGGCTGCGCCTCGAGCCCGCTGATCGCCGCGCCGGCGCTGTCGACGACGGACGACACGATCTGATCGCGCTGCTCGACCGGAAGCCCACGTGCATCGAGTGACGATGAGAGGATCCCGGCCGTGCTCGTGAACAGCACGGTCCCGAGCACGGCGACACCGAGAGCAGCACCGAGCTGGCGCGACGTCGACTGGGTGCCCGACGCCGCGCCGCTGTCATCGACCGGCACGTCGGCGAGCACGACACCCGTCAGCTGAGCTGTGGCGAGGCCGACACCGAGTCCGTAGACGAAGAGGAACGGGATGAGGGGCACCCACGACGCGTCTGGGGCGATGACGAAGCCGACGCCTGCGACGCCGATGATCTCGGCCAGAAGTCCCGCCCGCACGACCCAGACCGGAGCGATCTTGCCGCTCGCCGCGCCCGCCGCGCCGCTGGCCACGAACGACCCGCCGGCCAGGGCGAGCAGCAGCAGGCCCGTCTGCAGCGCATCGAACCCCAGGACGAACTGCAGCCACAACGGCAGCGCGAGGATGATACCGAACTCGCCCAGAGACACCACTGTCGCCGCTATGTTGCCGTTGCGGAACGACGGAATGGAGAACAGACGCAGGGCGAGAAGGGTCGACCTGCCGCGGCGCTCCCGGTGCACGCCCCAAGCGATGAAGGCGACGAGGGCGACGACGGCCAGCGCGAAGGCGAACGGGATCGGAGACACGTCCGACGGCCAGGTCCAGTCGCCGATCTGCGGACGCTGGTCGACGAGCCACCACCCGTAGGTACGCCCCTCGATCAGACCGAACACGAGACTCGCCATCGTGATCACCGCGAGGATCGCTCCGACGACGTCGATCTTCGACGTCCGATCGCTGCGCGATTCGGCGACCGTGAGCAGCACCCCGATGACGATGATGATCCCGAGCGGGATGTTGATGCCGAAGGCCCAGCGCCACGAGAACGCGGTCGTCAGCCACCCGCCGAGCAACGGACCGACGGCCGCCATGCCACCGATCGTCGAGCCCCACACCGCGAAGGCGATGCCGCGCTCACGACCACGGAACGTGGCGTTGATGATCGACAGCGTCGTGGGCAGGATCATCGCTCCGCCGACGCCCTGTGCGAGGCGGGCGAGGATCAGCATCCCTCCGTCGGGTGCGAGGGCCGCGAGCACCGACGACGCTGCGAAGACGACGACGCCGATGAGCATCACGCGCCGTCGTCCGAAACGGTCCGCCAGACTGCCGAACACGAGGAGCAGTGCGGCGAAGACCAGCGTGTAGGCCTCCTGCACCCATTGGACCTCGGTCGACGTGATGCCCAGATCGTCGACGATCGCCGGAATCGTCACATTCACGATCGTCGAATCGACGATGATCAGCGACACGGCGATGCTGATGAAGACCAGGCCCACCCAGCGCAGGCGAATGTAGCGTTCCATGACTACTAGCCTAGCTAGCAATTAGACAGGTGTCACGAATCTGCTCACCGTCTCTCAGCGGCAATCAGTCGGCGTGCGTCTCCGCGGCCGGACGATCGACGATCCTCCGAACACCACCCCTTGCGAGCATGAGCACGATGATGAGCGCGGTCACCTGCAAGAACCCACCCAGATACACGGCGTCGCCGAAGACCCACGCCACGATCTCGAGCACGAGGAACTTGCTGCCGGGAAGGACGAGGAGCAGCGCGGCGACGTTCAGCACTCTGATCCAGCGGCTGTGCGTGCCGCGGATGCGCGCCATGATGCGCTTCTTCACAAAGAGCACTCCCTCGAGCACGACCTTGAGCAGCACCGCCGTCAGCAGGGCGAGAAGGAATGACTCGGAGATGACCTCGGGGAACAGCTGGATGAAGACGCCGAGCACCACGAGGTAGACGAAGATGTCGACGAGGTCGACGGGACGGAGCCGCACGGCCTCATCGTAGCGAGGACTCGAACACGATTAGATTGTGCACAATCTAATCGTGTGCAATGCTTGAGAGATGGCCGTGACCGATGAGATGGTGTGCTTCTCGCTGTATTCCGCCGCCCGAGCGACGACGCAGGCCTATCGAGCCCTCCTCGCACCCTGGGGGCTCACCTACCCGCAGTACCTGGTGCTCGCGATCCTCTGGATGGAGGGCGAGCAGACGATCGGGTCGCTGGGCGACGCGATGCAGCTCGATTCCGGCACCCTCTCCCCCCTCGTGCGTCGCCTCGAGCAGGCGGGCTACGTGATCCGAGCCCGCAGCTCTGCCGATGAGCGGGTCGTCACGGTGGGGCTGACCGAGGCGGGCACGGCGCTGCGCACCGAGGTCGCGCCTGTCCACACCACGATCGCAGCCCTCGCCGGCATGCAGGACGACGACCAGCGTCACCGCCTGATCACCGAGCTGCAGGAGCTCACCGAGCGGCTGCAGAAGACAGGCGCCACCCCGCACCCCTGACGCGCACACCGCGCGCCGACTGACCACAACCGGAAGGAATCCACACCATGGAAGCTCTCTACACCGCCGAGGCCCTCGCCACAGGAGCCGGCCGCGACGGCCGCGTCGCCACGAGCGAAGGCAACCTCGAGCTCGACCTCGCCATCCCCAAGGAGATGGGCGGCAGCGGAGACGGCGCCAACCCCGAGCAGCTGTTCGCCGCCGGTTACGCCGCGTGCTTCCACTCCGCACTGCAGTCGGTCGCCCGCACGCAGAAGGTGAAGATCACCGACTCGTCGGTCGGTGCCCGCGTGCAGATCGGATCCAACGGCGAGGGCGGTTTCGGGCTCGCCGTGCAGCTCGAGGTCGTCATCCCCGACCTCCCCCACGACCAGGCCCAGGCACTCGCGGACGCCGCCCACAAGGTGTGCCCCTACTCCAACGCGACCCGCGGCAACATCGACGTCGAGATCACCGTCACCGACGACTGATCCACCCGGAACATCCCCCACGACCGATCCCACGAGGAGACACAATGCGCGCACTCACCCATGACACCTTCGGCGATCCCGAACAGGTTCTGACCGTCACCGAACGCCCCACCCCCGAGCCCGGCCCGGGTCAGGTGCGGCTGAAGATCGTGCTGTCGCCGATCCACAACCACGACCTCTGGACCATCCGGGGCACCTACGGCTTCAAGCCCGAGCTGCCCGCGGCATCCGGCACCGAGGCCCTCGGCATCGTCGACGCTCTCGGCGAGGGCGTCGACAGCCTGGCAGTCGGACAGCGGGTCGCCACCGGCGGCACGTTCGGCGCCTGGGCCGAGTACGTGGTCGCGAACGCCGCAGGTCTCATCCCGGTTCCCGAGTCGCTCAGCGACGAGAGCGCGGCACAGCTCGTCTCGATGCCGTTCAGCACCATCAGCCTGCTGCAGTTCCTGGGGGCCGAGAAGGGCGACTGGATCGTCCAGAACGCGGCGAACGGCGCGGTCGGACGCATGCTCGCCCAGCTCGGCGCCGCTCGTGGCGTCAATGTCATCGGCCTCGTGCGCCGCTCGGCCGGCGTCGACGAACTCCGCGAACAGGGCATCGAGAACGTCGTCTCGACCGACGACGACGGCTGGCGCGAGCAGGTCGCCGAGATCACCGGCGGCGCGCACATCGCCTTCGGCATCGACTCCGTGGGCGGATCGTCTGCGGGAGACGTGCTGTCGCTCCTCGGCGAGGGCGGCACACTCGTCGCTTTCGGCGCCATGAACTCGCCCACGATGGAGATCGCCTCGGGAGACGTCATCTTCAAGCAGGCGACCGTCAAGGGCTTCTGGGGCAGCAAGGTCATCCAGACGATGGATGCCGCCACACGCGGCGCTCTGTTCGGCGAACTCATCCAGCGCGTGAGCGACGGCACACTGACCCTGCCGGTCGCCGGGGTCTTCGACGCCGCAGACGCCGCGGACGCTGTGCGTGCGAGCAACACCGCCGGCCGCGTGGGCAAGGTCCTTCTGAAGTTCTGATCTCGGCGAGGCGCAGGGTGTCCGGAATTACTTGACAACGGCAATTAATGCCGCATACGCTGACGGTGACATCGAGATCGATCGAACACACCGGAGTGCGATGACCGACACACTGCGCCTCACCTGGGACGCCCCCGCCACCCAGTGGGAGGAGGCGACTCCACTCGGCAACGGCCGCATCGGCGCCATGTCATTCGGCGGATCGGACGGTCGCTATCAGCTCAACGACTCGACGATCTGGTCGGGGACACCCGACGGCCCTTCGCGCGCACTGCAGAACGTGCGCGCGAAGGGCGCCGGCCCCGAACGTCTCGCGGCGGTTCGCGAGGCACTCAGCGCCGGTGACGTGCGCATCGCCGAGGACCTCCTCATGGCCTTCGAGGGTCCCTACTCCCAGGAGTTCCTGCCCCTCGCCGACCTGCACGTCCGCGTGCACGAAGCCGATGAGGATGCCGACCCGTCCGCCCCGTGCCGCGTCCTCGATCTCGACTCGGCGACGCTCACCGAGACACTCCGGACCCCGAACGGGGACGTCATCCGTCGTTCCTGGATCTCGGCTCCGGCACAGGTCCTGATCATCGAGCTCACCTCGACCGTCGAGTTCGCGGCGACCATCGAGCTGTCCACGCCCCTGCGCGGTCGCATCGTCGATGCGCACGACGCCCTCGTCCTCGACGTCCAGGCGCCGATCGACGGCGCTCCGCTGCACGAGGACGCGGTCGATCCCCTGCGCTACGCCGATGACGACACCGAGTTCGATGCCTATGCGGCCGTCGCCGTGTCGCTCGACTCGGACGGCGAGGTGCGTCGAACCGGCGATCACCTCATCGTCCGCCATGCCCGCCGCCTGCTGATCGCCCTGTCCACATCGTCGCGCGCCGGGTCGTGGTGGGCCGACGCCGACGGGGACTGGCGGACCGCCTCTCGGGAGGCGATCCGGGATCGCGCACGAGCGAGAGCGGAGACCGCGGCTCAGCGCGACGTCTCCGCCCTCTTCGCCGAGCACGTCGCCGACCGGCGACGCATCACTCGGGCGCGATTCGCGATCGGCAGTCGGCGCGAGGGCGAGTGGAGCGTCGACCGCGATGTCCTTCACGGCTCCGACCCTCTGCTGCGCGCGACCGTCGCCGCCGAATTCGGGATGTACCTGCTCGCCTCCAGCTCTCGCGCGGGCAGCCCCGCCGCGAACCTGCAGGGCATCTGGAACGACCAGCTGCAGCCTGCCTGGTCGTCGAACTACACGATCAACATCAACACCGAGATGAACTACTGGGCGGCTCCGATGCTGCTCGACCCCGATGCGCTCGAGCCGCTCCTCTCGCTCGTCGAGCTGCTCGCACGCACAGGCACCGACACCGCGCGCGAGCTCTACGGGACGCGCGGGTGGGTCGCCCACCACAACAGCGACGTCTGGGGCTGGAGCCTGCCCGTGGGCGACGGCCACGGCGCCGCGAGCTGGGCGATCTGGATGATGGGCGGAGTATGGCTCACCCACAATCTGTGGGACGCGTACGAGTTCGGCGGAGACACCGAGCTGCTGCGCGCACGGATCTGGCCGCTGATGCGCGGTGCGGTGGAATTCTGTCTCGACTGGCTCGTGCCGGGCGCCGACGGCCACCTGCACGCCTCCCCCTCGACCGCGCCCGAGAACTCCTACGTCGCCGCCGACGGCCGGCCGACTCCCCTCGGCCTGACCGCGACCTCGGACCTCAGCCTCATCGGCTCGCTGTTCGAGCGCGCACTCGTCGCGATCGATGCGCTCGGCCTCGACGATGCGCTCGAAGCCGAGGTGAGAGAGGCGCTCGCAGCTCTCGCACCCCTGCAGGTCGGCTCAGACGGGCGCCTGCTCGAATGGTCCGCGGAGGTCGAAGAGCACGAACCTCTGCATCGGCACCTCTCCCCCGTCGTCGGGCTGTTCCCGCTCGACCTGGTGACACCCGAGCGCACCCCCGAGCTGTTCGACGCCTCCGTGCGACTGATCGACGCCCGCGGTCCCGGCGCGATGGGCTGGTCGTGGGCCTGGAAGGTGGCGCTGCGCGCCAGAGCACGGCAGGGCGAGGTCGCCGCCTCGCTGCTCGAGGAGGCACTCACCCCGTTCGACGGCGACGCCACCCGGCACGGCCCGGTCGACGGGTCGGAGTGGGGCGGCCTCCTGCCCAACCTGTTCAGCACGCATCCGCCGTTCCAGATCGACGGCAACCTCGGCTTTCCTGCCGCGATCGCCGAGATGCTCGTGCAGAGCCACGGCGGCACGGTCCGCCTGCTTCCCGCGCTCCCCGTCTCGTGGGATCACGGAGACGTCCAGGGCATGGCTGTGCGCCCCGGCCTCGTGCTCGACATCGCCTGGGTGGGCGGGCGGGTGACCTCCGGCATCCTCCGCAATCCCGGTGACCGCGACAGGCACGTCAGCGTCTCGGATGGCGACCGGGTGGCGGAGATCCTGGTGCCCGCCGGCGGGCAGGTCGACCTCGCGCGTCACGGCTTCGGCTCTGTCGAGGCAGACGAGGCGGAGTCCCGTGCACGGTGAGACGCGTCTCATCGACGCGCCCACCACTCAGACCGAGCCCGAGGATTTCGACGTCTTCTGGGCGGACACGATCGAGAGGACCCGCAGCCGTCCCCTCGATCTCACCGTCACCGCGCACCCCACGCGCCTCACGCAGATCGACGTGTTCGACGTGTCGTTCCGAGGATTCGGCGGAACACCCATCCGCGCCTGGCTGCGCGTGCCGCACGGCGCCGCAGGACCACTTCCGGGGCTGGTGCAGTTCTTCGGCTACGGCAACGGCCGCGGCCACGCACTGCGCGATCTGCGATGGGCATCGGCCGGCTACGCCCACCTGGTCGTCGACGCCCGCGGGCAGGGGCACGGCGACACCGACGACGACCACGCCGACGGCGGCCCCTCGGCCGGCGGTTTCCTCACCCGCGGCATCCGCTCGCGCGAGGAGTACTACTACCGCCGGGTCTATGCGGATGCCGTGCGAGCGGTCGACGCCCTCCGCACCATCGACCTCGTCGACGCCGAACGAGTCGGTGCGGTCGGGGCGAGCCAGGGCGGGGGGATCGCGCTCGCGATCGCCGGCCTCGTGCCGGACCTTGCCGCCGTGATCGTGCAGGCCCCGTTCCTCTGCGAGCTCGACCGGGCGGCGGTGCTGACCTCCGAGCATCCGTACGCGCTGCTCACGCAGTACTTCGCGGACCGTCGCAATGACACCGCGGCCGCTCTCGAGACTCTCCGGTATTTCGACGGCATCACCCATGCGAAGCGCGCGAACGCCCCGGCGCTGCTCAGCACGGGACTCCTCGACGGCATCGCACCACCCGACACGGTGCTTCCCGCGTTCACCGCATACGGCGGCCCCAAGACCGTGGTGCTCTGGCCGTACAACGGACACGAAGCCGGCGGGGACCTCGACGAGGAGAACGCGCTGGAGTTCGCCGCCGAGCATCTCGGTGCGCGCGCGCCCGACCGCCTGGCGGCGGATTCGCTACGATAGCCGACACGACCCGAAGGACCCGATGGACCACGACACCGTAGCGCGTACCACCCTGATCCGCTCGGCGTCCGACGCGGGATCCCGGGTCTTCGAGACGATCCTGACGCGCAGCCCCATCAGCAGGATCGACATCGCCCGCCAGACCGGGCTGTCCCAGGCCGCCGTCACGAAGGCCGTCGCCCCGCTCGTCGCCGCCGGCCTCGTCGATGCACCGCCGGCCTCGCACCGCGACGGCACCCCCGGGCGGCCCGTGAGCCCGGTGTCCATCGTCCTCGAGGCGATGGTGATGATCGGCGTCAAGGTCAACGTCGACGAGGTCATCGCCGTCGCCACGGACCTCGCGACCACCGCGCTGGCCAGCGAGCGCCGCGCCCTCCCCGCCGACGATCCCCGCACCGTGATCGAGACGATCTCCGAGATCGTCGATGCCCTCGAGACCCAGCTCGGGGCGAGCGCCTCGGCGATCGCCGGCATCGGCGTCGCCGTCTCGGGCGACGTCGACAGCTCCACCGGCATCGTGCGCGAGTCGAACATCATGGGCTGGGCCGATGTGGCGCTCGGAGACCTCCTGCAGGAGCGCCTTCCCTGGCCCGTCACCGTGGAGAACGACGTCCATGCCCTGACGATCGGCGAGCACTGGTTCGGAGTCGGTCTCGGCACCGCATCCTTCGCCATCGTCACGATCGGACGCGGCATCGGCAGCGGCCTGCACCTCAACGGCGAGGTCGTCAGCGGCGCGTTCGGCGTCGCGGGTGAGATCGGCCACCTGCCGCTCGCCGACCCGTCTCTCGTCTGCCCGTGCGGCCGCCGCGGCTGCGTCGAGGCGGCCGCATCGACGGGCGCGATCGAGTCAGCCGTATCGGCCGCCCTCGGACGCCCGATCGCCATCGATGAGGCCGTGGCCCTCGCCCATGCGGGCGACCCTGACGCCGATGCCGCGTTCCGAGAAGCCGCCCGCCTCATCGGCACGGCGATCGCCACCCTCGTGAACCTCACCGGCCCTGAGGTCGTCATCATCGGCGGAGAGGGCGTCTCCGACTTCGATCTCTTCGAGAAGACGCTGCACGATGCGTTCGACGCGCACGCGTTCGGCGCTGCGGCGCGCTGCCGCATCCTGACCCGGCCCCACACGTTCGAGGACTGGGCGCGAGGCGCATCCGCCGCCGCCATCCAGTCGCTCGTGCGCTGACCGTCGGCCACAGCTCTTCGACCGGAGGGAGCGGATGCCGTCGGCATCCGCTCCCTCCGCTGCGCATCCGCTCCTGCCACGGCCAGACGCAGAAGTGCGCGGGACGGATGATCCGTCCCGCGCACCTCATGGTCGATCAGAGTGCGTCGTAGGCCGCCTGCAGCAGCTCCAGGTAGCGTGCGAGTCCGAGCCCCTCGATGTCGGCGACGTAGGCGTCCCACGCGGCGTCGTCTGCGATGTCGCGCTGTCCGGTGACGAACTCCGCCTGCGCCTGCGTGATGTAGGTGGCGATGTTCGTCTGCAGCTCCGCGAGCTCGGCAGAGGTCTCGAGGTCGGGCCACAGCTTCTCGACCGGGAAGAGCACGCTCTCGTCGGGTGCGAACGGCTCGTACTCCTGCGTCGCATAGAGCAGACGTCGCTCGTAGCCGTCCGGCGTGTAGATGTCCTCAGGCACCACCTGCGCGTTGCGGAACTCGAGCGAGTCCCAGTACTGCGACATCGAACGCCACGCGGCATTGGAGGTCTCGTCGTAGGTGACGGGACGGAAGGTCGGCTCGAGCTCCGGGTCGAGCGCGAGATCGCCCTCTTCAGCCGGCACCCAGGCCTCGCCCTCGGGCCCCATGGACGCGCGGATCTGCCCCTCGTCCGTGGCGAGGTAGTCGAGCAGCTTGATCGCCTCGATGCGCTCCTCCTCGGTCGACTTGTTCGTGAGGGCGAAGGTCCCCACCGGGTTCACGGGCGATCGCCAGGTGGCGAGCTGCGTACCGTCCGGTCCTGCGAGGGGTGCCACCGCGTCGTAGTTCTTGTCGCGACCGTCCGGCGAGTCCGCCGAGACGAAGACGTAGGGGTGCAGAGTGACGGCGGAGCCGAGGATCTGCGCATCCGCACTGTCGCCGAGCGCCTTCAGCGCGTCGCCGTTCTGAGTGAACGCCGCCGTGTCGAGCAGCCCCTCCTGGGCGAGCGAGGTGATGTACTCGAGCCCTGCGCGCCAGCTGTCAGAGGTGGCGTTCAGCACGACCTCGTCGCCGTCGAGCACGAGCGGCGGCGGACTGGAGGGCCCGCCGACGGGTGCATAGGTGAAGGCGTTCATCAGGTAGTTGATGATGGGCTCCGACGCCGATCCGCTCAGCGGCACCTCGTCGGCCGCGCCGTTGCCGTTCGGGTCCCCGTCCTTGAAGGCACGCAGCACCGTGCGCAGCTCCTCGGTGGTGGTCGGCTGCTCGAGTCCCAGCGCGTCGAGCCACGTCGTGTTCATCCAGAGCTTCGACGGGTAGCTGCAGTGGAAGCACTCGCTCCACTGGGTGATGGCGTAGATGTGACCGTCCGGCGCGGTGACCGACTGCTCCCAGTCGGGTTTCTCCTCGAAGCGCTTCTTGAGGTTCGGCGCGTGCTCGTCGATCAGGTCCTCCAAGGGCATGAGCACGCCCTGCTGGCCGTATTTGAGGATCTCGTTGCGCGAGAATCCGTCGACCCACGGCACGAGGAAGTAGGCGTCCGGATAGTCACCGCTGGCGAGCGAGATCTGGCGCTTCTCTCCCGCGACGCTGCCGTCGTAGGTGGTGGTCTGCCAGTCGAAGTCGATGTCGAACTTCTTCTCGACCTCCTGGGTGAAGAGGTTGTCCTTGAGCGAGCCGTTCTCGCCCTGTGGGCCGAATGCGACCAGCTGGCCGTTGTCGTCGCTCGACGGGGTGCAGGCGGCGAGCGCCAGTCCCGTCGCGACGACGGTGACCGCTGCGATCGCCCCTCGTGTGATGCGGTGTGTCATTGCCGGAATCTCCTTTGACCGGTTCAGGTGTGCGGGTGTGTGTGGTGGGTCTGAGTGGGGTCTGATCAGCCTTTGACGGCGCCGACCATGATCCCCTTGCTGAAGTGCTTCGCGACGAACGGGTAGACGATGAGCATCGGGACCGTCGCGATGATCACGGTCGAGTACTTCAGCAGGTCTGCGAGCTCCCGGCGCTCGAGCTGTGCGGCGAGATCGCCACCGCCTCCGCCGTCGTTGAGGATGAGGATGCCTCGAAGCACCAGCTGCAGCG is a genomic window containing:
- a CDS encoding DHA2 family efflux MFS transporter permease subunit — its product is MERYIRLRWVGLVFISIAVSLIIVDSTIVNVTIPAIVDDLGITSTEVQWVQEAYTLVFAALLLVFGSLADRFGRRRVMLIGVVVFAASSVLAALAPDGGMLILARLAQGVGGAMILPTTLSIINATFRGRERGIAFAVWGSTIGGMAAVGPLLGGWLTTAFSWRWAFGINIPLGIIIVIGVLLTVAESRSDRTSKIDVVGAILAVITMASLVFGLIEGRTYGWWLVDQRPQIGDWTWPSDVSPIPFAFALAVVALVAFIAWGVHRERRGRSTLLALRLFSIPSFRNGNIAATVVSLGEFGIILALPLWLQFVLGFDALQTGLLLLALAGGSFVASGAAGAASGKIAPVWVVRAGLLAEIIGVAGVGFVIAPDASWVPLIPFLFVYGLGVGLATAQLTGVVLADVPVDDSGAASGTQSTSRQLGAALGVAVLGTVLFTSTAGILSSSLDARGLPVEQRDQIVSSVVDSAGAAISGLEAQPETAEIADDAKSAFSDGTRFAAWTAAGFLSLGLLSTISLGAGAGAKPRRDEDAAAADAAPGSGASD
- a CDS encoding acetylxylan esterase; translated protein: MHGETRLIDAPTTQTEPEDFDVFWADTIERTRSRPLDLTVTAHPTRLTQIDVFDVSFRGFGGTPIRAWLRVPHGAAGPLPGLVQFFGYGNGRGHALRDLRWASAGYAHLVVDARGQGHGDTDDDHADGGPSAGGFLTRGIRSREEYYYRRVYADAVRAVDALRTIDLVDAERVGAVGASQGGGIALAIAGLVPDLAAVIVQAPFLCELDRAAVLTSEHPYALLTQYFADRRNDTAAALETLRYFDGITHAKRANAPALLSTGLLDGIAPPDTVLPAFTAYGGPKTVVLWPYNGHEAGGDLDEENALEFAAEHLGARAPDRLAADSLR
- a CDS encoding zinc-binding dehydrogenase, translated to MRALTHDTFGDPEQVLTVTERPTPEPGPGQVRLKIVLSPIHNHDLWTIRGTYGFKPELPAASGTEALGIVDALGEGVDSLAVGQRVATGGTFGAWAEYVVANAAGLIPVPESLSDESAAQLVSMPFSTISLLQFLGAEKGDWIVQNAANGAVGRMLAQLGAARGVNVIGLVRRSAGVDELREQGIENVVSTDDDGWREQVAEITGGAHIAFGIDSVGGSSAGDVLSLLGEGGTLVAFGAMNSPTMEIASGDVIFKQATVKGFWGSKVIQTMDAATRGALFGELIQRVSDGTLTLPVAGVFDAADAADAVRASNTAGRVGKVLLKF
- a CDS encoding MarR family winged helix-turn-helix transcriptional regulator, whose amino-acid sequence is MAVTDEMVCFSLYSAARATTQAYRALLAPWGLTYPQYLVLAILWMEGEQTIGSLGDAMQLDSGTLSPLVRRLEQAGYVIRARSSADERVVTVGLTEAGTALRTEVAPVHTTIAALAGMQDDDQRHRLITELQELTERLQKTGATPHP
- a CDS encoding organic hydroperoxide resistance protein yields the protein MEALYTAEALATGAGRDGRVATSEGNLELDLAIPKEMGGSGDGANPEQLFAAGYAACFHSALQSVARTQKVKITDSSVGARVQIGSNGEGGFGLAVQLEVVIPDLPHDQAQALADAAHKVCPYSNATRGNIDVEITVTDD
- a CDS encoding glycosyl hydrolase family 95 catalytic domain-containing protein, whose translation is MTDTLRLTWDAPATQWEEATPLGNGRIGAMSFGGSDGRYQLNDSTIWSGTPDGPSRALQNVRAKGAGPERLAAVREALSAGDVRIAEDLLMAFEGPYSQEFLPLADLHVRVHEADEDADPSAPCRVLDLDSATLTETLRTPNGDVIRRSWISAPAQVLIIELTSTVEFAATIELSTPLRGRIVDAHDALVLDVQAPIDGAPLHEDAVDPLRYADDDTEFDAYAAVAVSLDSDGEVRRTGDHLIVRHARRLLIALSTSSRAGSWWADADGDWRTASREAIRDRARARAETAAQRDVSALFAEHVADRRRITRARFAIGSRREGEWSVDRDVLHGSDPLLRATVAAEFGMYLLASSSRAGSPAANLQGIWNDQLQPAWSSNYTININTEMNYWAAPMLLDPDALEPLLSLVELLARTGTDTARELYGTRGWVAHHNSDVWGWSLPVGDGHGAASWAIWMMGGVWLTHNLWDAYEFGGDTELLRARIWPLMRGAVEFCLDWLVPGADGHLHASPSTAPENSYVAADGRPTPLGLTATSDLSLIGSLFERALVAIDALGLDDALEAEVREALAALAPLQVGSDGRLLEWSAEVEEHEPLHRHLSPVVGLFPLDLVTPERTPELFDASVRLIDARGPGAMGWSWAWKVALRARARQGEVAASLLEEALTPFDGDATRHGPVDGSEWGGLLPNLFSTHPPFQIDGNLGFPAAIAEMLVQSHGGTVRLLPALPVSWDHGDVQGMAVRPGLVLDIAWVGGRVTSGILRNPGDRDRHVSVSDGDRVAEILVPAGGQVDLARHGFGSVEADEAESRAR
- a CDS encoding SGNH/GDSL hydrolase family protein, yielding MKAAPARRRLPVAGLAVAVILALAAVVLGVWRPWVPVPSSAPVGAAAVANEDAVAIAPVPLHLPEHPTVLVFGDSWTYGSAATDPTLGYAYQLAALIDGETIVDGVRGSGYLKPGLDGPAFGERIAALDPALSPDLIILQGSINDRAQGEAGYREAVTAAWDAMAAKYPEATIVILGPAPHELPVGAETARIDADLGELAAARSWWYISPVAQDWITEQNYLSVIDVEVGRKHPSTDGHRYLAEKLAAALGELGDAPVTEAGGSETTPEQ